The Tamandua tetradactyla isolate mTamTet1 chromosome 5, mTamTet1.pri, whole genome shotgun sequence genome window below encodes:
- the C5H12orf43 gene encoding protein CUSTOS isoform X1, which produces MAAPSGVVGDSESSSSSTDEEELARCREASIPAWGLKQRPRGLEVPRADTGTNQLPATQPSLRYKVNEHEQDGNELQTTPEFRAHIAKKLGALLDSSITISEVEKKPIKAKAQKTLSEDDGFRLFFTSIPEGSKKEASPQPCRKRLPSSSSSEDSNEEWKRCQEAAVSASDILQESAIHSPVEMIKEEKKEKKKQKKKARKEASAASAIATTTDQAIIRGQEGEAAKLNGDQMSLGTKKKRKKKAKKTSEASPFLPTKSAAAVPVN; this is translated from the exons ATGGCCGCGCCCAGTGGCGTCGTGGGGGACTCAGAGAGCAGCAGTAGCAGTACTGATGAGGAGGAGTTAGCGCGTTGCCGCGAAGCGTCGATTCCGGCTTGGGGCCTGAAGCAGAGACCCAGGGGGCTGGAAGTGCCAAGAGCTG atactGGAACTAACCAGTTGCCAGCCACCCAGCCAAGCCTCAG ATATAAGGTGAATGAGCACGAACAAGATGGGAATGAGCTTCAGACCACCCCGGAATTCCGAGCCCATATAGCCAAGAAACTGGGAGCCCTGCTGGACAG CTCCATTACCATCTCAGAAGTAGAGAAGAAACCAATAAAGGCTAAAGCACAGAAAACCCTCTCAGAGGATGATG GCTTCCGCCTCTTCTTCACATCCATCCCTGAAGGCTCTAAGAAGGAAGCATCTCCCCAGCCCTGCCGAAAGCGACTGCCTTCCAGCTCCAG CAGTGAAGATAGCAACGAGGAGTGGAAGCGGTGCCAGGAGGCAGCAGTGTCAGCTTCTGACATTCTCCAAGAGTCAGCCATCCACAGCCCTGTCGAGatgattaaagaggaaaaaaaggagaaaaagaagcagaaaaagaaagctCGGAAGGAGGCCAGCGCCGCCTCAGCCATAGCCACCACCACAGACCAGGCCATCATCCGAGGGCAGGAAGGGGAGGCAGCTAAGCTCAATGGGGACCAGATGTCACTTGGGACCAAAAAGAAACggaagaaaaaggcaaagaaaaccaGTGAAGCATCTCCATTCCTGCCAACAAAGAGTGCAGCTGCCGTGCCTGTAAACTGA
- the C5H12orf43 gene encoding protein CUSTOS isoform X2 encodes MAAPSGVVGDSESSSSSTDEEELARCREASIPAWGLKQRPRGLEVPRADTGTNQLPATQPSLRYKVNEHEQDGNELQTTPEFRAHIAKKLGALLDSSITISEVEKKPIKAKAQKTLSEDDGFRLFFTSIPEGSKKEASPQPCRKRLPSSSSEDSNEEWKRCQEAAVSASDILQESAIHSPVEMIKEEKKEKKKQKKKARKEASAASAIATTTDQAIIRGQEGEAAKLNGDQMSLGTKKKRKKKAKKTSEASPFLPTKSAAAVPVN; translated from the exons ATGGCCGCGCCCAGTGGCGTCGTGGGGGACTCAGAGAGCAGCAGTAGCAGTACTGATGAGGAGGAGTTAGCGCGTTGCCGCGAAGCGTCGATTCCGGCTTGGGGCCTGAAGCAGAGACCCAGGGGGCTGGAAGTGCCAAGAGCTG atactGGAACTAACCAGTTGCCAGCCACCCAGCCAAGCCTCAG ATATAAGGTGAATGAGCACGAACAAGATGGGAATGAGCTTCAGACCACCCCGGAATTCCGAGCCCATATAGCCAAGAAACTGGGAGCCCTGCTGGACAG CTCCATTACCATCTCAGAAGTAGAGAAGAAACCAATAAAGGCTAAAGCACAGAAAACCCTCTCAGAGGATGATG GCTTCCGCCTCTTCTTCACATCCATCCCTGAAGGCTCTAAGAAGGAAGCATCTCCCCAGCCCTGCCGAAAGCGACTGCCTTCCAGCTCCAG TGAAGATAGCAACGAGGAGTGGAAGCGGTGCCAGGAGGCAGCAGTGTCAGCTTCTGACATTCTCCAAGAGTCAGCCATCCACAGCCCTGTCGAGatgattaaagaggaaaaaaaggagaaaaagaagcagaaaaagaaagctCGGAAGGAGGCCAGCGCCGCCTCAGCCATAGCCACCACCACAGACCAGGCCATCATCCGAGGGCAGGAAGGGGAGGCAGCTAAGCTCAATGGGGACCAGATGTCACTTGGGACCAAAAAGAAACggaagaaaaaggcaaagaaaaccaGTGAAGCATCTCCATTCCTGCCAACAAAGAGTGCAGCTGCCGTGCCTGTAAACTGA